A single window of Bacillus marinisedimentorum DNA harbors:
- a CDS encoding methylated-DNA--[protein]-cysteine S-methyltransferase, translating into MTGKPTLYFDEMESPMGAVTIVSTEKGICKIHFGDSESALPLLSAWSKKVFYTVELEQNAEMLFDAQSQLSDYFAGIRKEFQLPLDFQGTPFQKKVWSELLRIEYGETRSYKDIAQAVNAPRAVRAVGNAVNRNPLPIIIPCHRIIGSNGELVGYNGGLEKKQQLLQIEDALEKIS; encoded by the coding sequence ATGACAGGAAAGCCAACCCTCTATTTCGATGAAATGGAAAGCCCGATGGGAGCAGTCACTATTGTTTCCACTGAAAAGGGAATTTGTAAAATTCATTTCGGAGACAGTGAGAGTGCGCTGCCTCTTTTATCCGCCTGGTCCAAAAAAGTGTTTTACACAGTTGAGCTGGAGCAGAATGCAGAAATGCTTTTCGATGCGCAAAGCCAGCTCAGCGACTATTTCGCCGGCATAAGAAAAGAGTTTCAGCTTCCGCTGGATTTCCAGGGGACACCTTTTCAGAAAAAGGTATGGAGCGAGCTCTTACGGATTGAATACGGTGAAACCCGGTCATACAAAGACATTGCACAGGCTGTAAATGCACCAAGGGCTGTCAGGGCTGTAGGCAATGCTGTGAACCGAAACCCTTTGCCAATTATCATTCCATGCCACCGGATCATCGGGAGCAACGGTGAGCTAGTCGGCTACAACGGCGGATTGGAAAAGAAGCAGCAGCTCCTCCAAATTGAAGATGCTCTCGAAAAAATCAGTTAG